One Metamycoplasma canadense DNA segment encodes these proteins:
- a CDS encoding Cof-type HAD-IIB family hydrolase, whose protein sequence is MYKEINNKKPVIFSDVDGTIYRDFKLMQETIKDVEFAIKNGADFNICTGNPVQERMLELSKVLKVKYLLCSSGGEIYDVQKQELIKSWKIEFDILKKLIEVANKLNLQMIFWDEKNYFYLKDTPNLAKEIFNYHFISESKINSIPKLWNNQKINPIKIEFYSIDYPFSETYLQEIYNNIKNIENIEIIVTHCNVEINAFNVNKGNAIKWLIQNEYKEENVSIEDIMTIGDSNNDIPMFKLNKYSYAMANATPEPLKVAKLFTSDVSQNGLGEAILDYLYRLKNIARKHMLHEFLEAE, encoded by the coding sequence ATGTACAAAGAAATAAATAATAAAAAACCAGTAATTTTTTCAGATGTTGATGGAACAATATATAGAGATTTCAAGTTGATGCAAGAAACTATTAAAGATGTTGAATTTGCTATTAAAAATGGTGCTGATTTCAATATTTGCACAGGAAATCCAGTACAAGAAAGAATGCTTGAATTATCTAAAGTTTTGAAAGTTAAATATTTATTATGTTCATCTGGTGGAGAAATTTATGATGTTCAAAAACAAGAATTAATTAAGAGTTGAAAAATTGAATTTGATATTTTAAAAAAGCTTATTGAAGTTGCAAATAAACTTAATTTACAAATGATTTTTTGAGATGAAAAAAATTATTTTTATTTAAAAGATACCCCGAACCTTGCTAAGGAAATTTTTAATTACCATTTTATTTCTGAAAGTAAAATAAATTCGATTCCCAAATTATGAAATAATCAGAAAATAAATCCAATTAAGATTGAATTTTATTCAATTGATTATCCATTTTCTGAAACATATTTACAAGAAATATACAATAATATTAAAAATATTGAAAATATTGAAATTATTGTAACTCATTGCAATGTTGAAATTAACGCCTTTAATGTTAATAAAGGAAATGCGATAAAGTGATTGATACAAAATGAATATAAAGAAGAAAATGTTTCAATTGAAGATATTATGACAATTGGTGATTCAAATAATGATATTCCAATGTTTAAATTAAATAAATATTCATACGCAATGGCAAATGCGACGCCAGAACCCTTAAAAGTAGCAAAATTATTTACAAGCGATGTTTCACAAAACGGTTTAGGCGAAGCTATTTTAGATTATTTATATCGTTTAAAAAATATTGCTCGAAAACATATGCTTCATGAATTTTTAGAAGCAGAATAA
- the uvrA gene encoding excinuclease ABC subunit UvrA, translated as MKDKIIIKNARENNLKSVNLEIPRNKFVVFNGLSGSGKSSLAFNTIYEEGRRRYVDSLSNYAKQFLGGTKKPDVDSIEGLSPAISIEQKTVHNNPRSIVGTVTEIYDYLRLLFARIGKPFCPNHKKEITAQKSRDIINHVFLEKEGSKIFIMSPIVNNQKGSFSTILAKLKKEGFLRIKANGDILELENTTHLDKNKKWDIDLIIYHFILSHDPEIKSRIAEAIEIALDYSNGLVTVEVENGNKNTYSIFHSCEHGDFDMPKIEPRLFSFNSPNGMCYRCKGLGILQRASWDLICPDKKLTINQGAILFYKNLINTPNLEWQEFNKLLSFYNIDKNTPINELSKNEIDILKFGSEENITFTLISESGNRYEKNKHIEGICEKIERKYIDTTSNDSRVYYSKYISDIPCDECKGKRLNKFALATKINDLDIYEICSKSIDELKVILNNIKMTDLEKEITNLITIELNHRIDFLINVGLQYLTLNRKAETLSGGEAQRIRLATQIGANLTGVLYVLDEPSIGLHQKDNEKLLSSLRKMVDLGNSLIVVEHDEDTIRQADFIVDIGPKAGNNGGEIVAAGELIKIINNPKSITGKYLSKELEIKIPKSRRSGNGKVLTIKKAKTNNLDNLTVKFPLGKFIAITGVSGSGKSSLINQELVKELNVMLNNPKYEVNDNTKIFGHLYIDKLIKIDQSAIGRTPRSNPATYTGVFDDIREIFANVEEAKIRGYTRSRFSFNVPGGRCDKCEGDGVIKIEMHFLPDVFVSCDHCDGQRYNHETLEIKYHGKSISDVLDMTVEQAYAFFIKRSKITDQLQTLLDVGLGYIKLGQNATTLSGGEAQRVKLATYLQKKPTGKSLYILDEPTTGLHPYDIQNLLNVLNRIVDNGDTVIVIEHNLDVIKSADYIIDLGPEGGKFGGKLVATGTPEQIAQNNNSYTGQYLKKILNIS; from the coding sequence ATGAAGGATAAAATAATTATTAAAAACGCAAGAGAAAATAATCTAAAAAGTGTTAATTTAGAAATACCACGTAATAAATTTGTAGTTTTTAATGGACTTTCAGGATCTGGAAAATCATCGCTAGCTTTTAATACAATTTATGAAGAAGGACGCCGTAGATATGTAGATAGCCTTTCTAATTATGCTAAACAATTTTTAGGAGGTACTAAAAAACCCGATGTAGATAGCATTGAAGGCTTAAGCCCAGCTATTTCTATTGAACAAAAAACAGTTCATAACAATCCACGAAGTATTGTAGGAACTGTTACTGAAATATATGATTATCTAAGATTATTATTTGCGCGAATTGGAAAACCATTTTGTCCAAACCATAAAAAAGAAATTACAGCTCAAAAAAGTCGTGATATTATTAACCATGTTTTTTTAGAAAAAGAAGGTTCAAAAATTTTTATAATGTCACCAATTGTTAATAATCAAAAAGGCTCATTTTCAACAATTTTAGCTAAACTAAAAAAAGAAGGATTTTTAAGAATTAAAGCTAATGGTGATATTCTGGAGTTAGAAAATACAACACATTTAGACAAAAATAAAAAATGAGATATTGATTTAATAATCTATCACTTTATTTTAAGTCATGATCCTGAAATTAAATCAAGAATTGCTGAGGCTATAGAAATTGCTTTAGATTATTCTAATGGCTTAGTAACAGTAGAAGTAGAAAATGGAAATAAAAATACCTATTCGATTTTTCATTCTTGTGAGCACGGTGATTTTGATATGCCAAAAATCGAACCAAGATTATTTTCATTTAATTCTCCAAATGGCATGTGCTATAGATGTAAGGGACTTGGTATTTTACAACGTGCTTCTTGAGATTTAATATGTCCTGATAAAAAATTAACAATTAATCAAGGTGCGATTTTATTTTATAAAAATTTAATTAATACTCCTAATTTAGAATGGCAAGAATTTAATAAATTATTATCTTTTTACAATATTGATAAAAATACACCAATTAACGAGCTTTCAAAAAATGAAATTGATATTTTAAAATTTGGTTCCGAAGAAAATATAACTTTTACTTTGATTTCCGAAAGCGGAAACAGATATGAAAAGAATAAACACATTGAAGGGATATGTGAAAAAATTGAAAGAAAATATATTGATACAACTTCAAATGATTCGAGAGTTTATTATTCAAAGTATATTTCTGACATTCCTTGTGATGAGTGTAAAGGAAAACGTTTAAATAAATTTGCTTTAGCAACTAAAATTAATGATCTTGATATTTATGAAATCTGTAGCAAATCAATTGATGAGTTAAAAGTAATTTTAAACAATATAAAAATGACTGACCTAGAAAAAGAAATTACTAATTTAATTACTATTGAGTTAAATCATCGTATTGATTTTTTAATAAATGTTGGATTGCAATATCTTACTTTAAATAGAAAAGCCGAAACTCTTTCAGGAGGAGAGGCACAAAGAATAAGACTTGCTACGCAAATTGGTGCTAATTTAACAGGTGTTTTATATGTCTTAGATGAACCATCAATTGGTCTTCATCAAAAAGATAATGAAAAATTACTTAGTTCATTAAGAAAAATGGTTGATTTAGGTAATTCATTAATTGTTGTGGAACACGATGAGGATACAATTAGACAAGCTGATTTTATTGTTGATATTGGTCCTAAGGCCGGAAATAATGGAGGAGAAATTGTTGCAGCAGGAGAATTAATAAAAATTATTAATAATCCTAAAAGTATTACTGGAAAATATTTATCAAAAGAATTAGAAATAAAAATACCTAAATCTAGACGTTCTGGTAATGGTAAAGTTTTAACTATTAAAAAAGCTAAAACTAATAATTTGGATAATTTAACTGTTAAATTTCCACTTGGTAAATTTATTGCTATCACAGGAGTTTCGGGATCAGGAAAATCTTCGCTAATTAATCAGGAATTAGTTAAAGAATTAAATGTAATGCTTAATAATCCAAAATATGAAGTTAATGACAATACTAAAATTTTTGGTCATTTATATATTGATAAATTAATAAAAATTGATCAAAGTGCAATTGGTAGAACTCCGCGTTCTAATCCGGCAACGTATACTGGAGTATTTGATGATATAAGGGAAATTTTTGCAAATGTTGAGGAAGCAAAAATTAGAGGATATACACGATCAAGATTTTCTTTTAATGTTCCTGGTGGTCGTTGTGATAAATGTGAAGGCGACGGCGTTATTAAAATTGAAATGCACTTTTTACCAGATGTTTTTGTAAGTTGTGATCATTGCGATGGACAAAGATATAATCATGAAACATTAGAAATAAAATACCATGGCAAGTCAATAAGTGATGTTTTAGATATGACCGTTGAACAAGCGTACGCATTTTTTATTAAAAGAAGTAAGATAACTGACCAGCTTCAAACATTGTTAGACGTTGGACTTGGATATATTAAGTTAGGGCAAAATGCGACGACACTGTCTGGTGGAGAAGCTCAAAGAGTAAAATTAGCAACTTATTTACAAAAAAAACCTACCGGGAAATCACTTTATATTTTAGATGAACCAACAACAGGATTACATCCTTACGATATTCAAAATTTACTAAATGTATTAAATAGAATTGTTGATAACGGGGACACCGTTATTGTTATCGAGCATAATTTAGATGTTATTAAATCTGCCGATTATATTATTGATTTAGGTCCTGAAGGTGGTAAATTTGGCGGTAAATTAGTTGCTACCGGAACACCTGAGCAAATAGCTCAAAATAATAATTCATACACTGGTCAATATTTAAAAAAAATATTAAATATATCTTAA
- the lgt gene encoding prolipoprotein diacylglyceryl transferase — translation MKDYSGVSLQVGPIYVYSLTMMLGMIASILTVFYFWKREKYTFEQLAILIFIALPTAIAGARCFFVIQQLIEHKGWVNGPWYTMFFVWQGGLSIHGGVITSTICCVIYIVFSKNAKKIDLKKAFSIILPAVLIGQAIGRWGNFANHEVYGQIMTENSLAFKILPKLIRDHMYIGGHYRLPLFLYESIANLFGYIILVWILNNYNWLKPGTTGSLYVLYYGIVRFGMEPLRQDSYTIYKVISALYIIVGILLLILFEFIIKLNYNAYKVYKYHKEWTHKFFYFIVYEPKNNQRGLLKKDFRKLNLSKNNEDVTLA, via the coding sequence ATGAAGGATTATTCAGGTGTTAGTTTGCAAGTCGGTCCGATCTATGTTTATTCATTAACAATGATGCTTGGTATGATTGCATCTATTCTAACGGTTTTCTATTTTTGAAAACGTGAAAAATATACTTTTGAGCAATTAGCTATTTTGATTTTTATTGCTTTACCAACAGCTATTGCTGGTGCTAGATGCTTCTTCGTAATTCAACAATTAATCGAACATAAAGGTTGAGTTAATGGTCCATGATATACAATGTTTTTTGTATGGCAAGGTGGATTATCTATTCATGGTGGAGTCATTACTTCAACAATATGTTGTGTTATATACATTGTTTTTTCGAAAAATGCAAAAAAAATTGATTTGAAAAAAGCATTTTCAATTATTCTTCCAGCAGTTTTAATAGGGCAGGCAATTGGTCGTTGAGGAAATTTTGCTAACCACGAAGTTTATGGTCAAATTATGACCGAAAATTCATTAGCATTTAAAATTCTTCCTAAGTTAATTAGAGATCATATGTATATTGGTGGTCATTATCGCCTTCCTTTATTCTTATATGAATCTATTGCTAACTTATTTGGTTATATTATTTTGGTTTGAATTTTAAATAATTATAATTGATTAAAGCCAGGCACTACTGGATCGCTATATGTTTTATATTATGGAATTGTTCGTTTCGGAATGGAACCATTGCGTCAAGACAGTTATACAATTTATAAAGTAATTTCAGCTCTTTATATTATTGTCGGAATTTTATTATTAATACTATTTGAGTTTATTATTAAATTAAATTATAATGCTTATAAAGTGTACAAATATCATAAAGAATGAACACATAAATTCTTTTACTTTATTGTATATGAACCAAAAAATAATCAAAGAGGATTATTAAAAAAAGATTTCAGAAAACTAAATTTATCAAAAAATAATGAGGATGTTACGTTAGCATAA
- a CDS encoding NAD(P)/FAD-dependent oxidoreductase: protein MENIFDVLIIGAGPAGLTAAMYLGRNEYKVGFIENYAPGGKMVQQSKIENYPGFEYITGIELSMNMFNQAKKNNAEFIFGKVISIKDHSEFKKEVYLENGDKYLTKTIVIATGMVNLVPANIENIEKFNNKGVSYCAICDGALFKNKKCAIIGGGNSAFEESIYLASTSSEVYIFVRDGIIAEAKLVSDVKKHKNIFIYENSQILKLNGENEIESITANINGEIKNMDIKGVFPYIGFKAATSFIKNKEILNERGFIIVDKNMETSMKNIFAIGDVVAKEIRQITTATNDGTIVAKVISSRIVK, encoded by the coding sequence ATGGAAAATATTTTTGACGTTTTAATAATTGGTGCGGGACCTGCTGGTTTGACAGCAGCGATGTATTTAGGTCGTAACGAATATAAAGTTGGTTTTATTGAAAATTATGCTCCTGGTGGAAAGATGGTACAACAATCAAAAATTGAAAATTATCCAGGTTTTGAATATATTACCGGAATTGAGTTATCAATGAATATGTTTAATCAAGCTAAAAAAAATAATGCTGAGTTTATTTTTGGTAAGGTAATTTCGATTAAAGACCATTCAGAATTTAAAAAAGAAGTTTATTTAGAAAATGGTGATAAATATTTAACAAAAACTATTGTTATTGCTACTGGAATGGTTAATTTAGTTCCAGCGAACATTGAAAATATTGAAAAATTTAATAATAAAGGCGTTTCATATTGTGCAATTTGTGACGGCGCCTTATTTAAGAATAAAAAATGTGCTATTATTGGTGGCGGTAATTCAGCATTTGAAGAATCAATTTATTTAGCTTCAACATCATCAGAAGTTTATATATTTGTTCGTGATGGAATAATAGCAGAAGCAAAATTGGTTTCTGATGTTAAAAAACATAAAAATATTTTTATTTATGAGAATTCACAAATTTTAAAATTAAATGGTGAAAATGAAATCGAAAGCATAACTGCTAATATTAATGGTGAAATTAAAAATATGGATATAAAAGGAGTTTTTCCGTATATTGGTTTTAAAGCAGCAACTTCATTTATTAAAAATAAAGAAATTTTAAATGAAAGAGGATTTATTATTGTAGATAAAAACATGGAAACATCAATGAAAAATATTTTTGCAATCGGTGATGTTGTTGCAAAAGAAATTAGACAAATTACAACAGCTACAAATGATGGTACTATTGTTGCTAAAGTTATTTCTTCAAGAATAGTTAAATAA
- a CDS encoding extracellular solute-binding protein codes for MIKKRFLSLLPTPVLSLGSFFCISCDEQEKQPVSVMIPFVEQHEKKSYAVMEKLINKFNEKLDKKYEENKLILVNSFDKKDIQSKVILQLNVQSSSTPSLVFSYPSLVSSIYGADRLYDLTSIADKTGISKNMLDYNNRLGFNNTGNIYNFPVGISSEILIINKKILSKVLYSLDKYNEDNKIKNINIFNLRKNTFFASLINEYKKSKNKKEFLDFNKDEIKKWDLNLENNFLNYDVDFQKFCSLLKKTIKKLDFNILYVKHVENYIYESLFKKAASNFEQFVIKYNSNYDIDFKFILEPNSKEYKIFYENIKEFYNNLRNKIINIDPDREHILRSSDLKNQLFSFVTSRVYEYDFDFFKKHENDLIIKNVPIKNNINQKKGTYFIQGLFLSAIKSKINNKNEVINLFLNWLYDKKNILEWKYENKIVKLTPVEYLSLNLGYVYPTLNFKEQYEVIKNNENKANNLILNNIENDNLNPFTELADYNSNQLRKTIKYLAMNDLLKNAQKNVDPDTAVKEFIEKLVNIIK; via the coding sequence ATGATTAAAAAAAGATTTTTAAGTCTATTACCAACTCCAGTACTTTCTTTAGGTTCTTTTTTTTGTATTTCGTGCGATGAGCAAGAAAAACAACCGGTTTCAGTTATGATTCCATTTGTTGAACAACATGAAAAAAAATCTTATGCAGTAATGGAAAAATTAATAAACAAGTTCAATGAAAAATTAGATAAGAAATATGAAGAAAATAAATTAATTTTAGTAAACTCGTTCGATAAAAAAGATATTCAAAGCAAAGTCATTTTACAATTAAATGTTCAAAGTAGTTCAACACCTTCGCTTGTTTTTTCGTATCCTTCATTAGTTTCATCAATATATGGTGCCGATCGTTTATATGACTTAACAAGTATTGCTGATAAGACAGGAATTTCTAAGAATATGTTAGATTATAATAATCGTTTAGGATTTAATAATACAGGTAATATTTATAATTTTCCTGTTGGCATTAGTTCAGAAATTCTTATAATTAATAAAAAAATACTTTCTAAAGTTTTATATTCATTAGATAAATATAATGAAGATAATAAAATAAAAAATATTAACATTTTTAATCTTAGAAAAAATACGTTTTTTGCAAGTTTGATAAACGAATATAAAAAATCTAAAAATAAAAAAGAATTTTTAGATTTTAATAAAGATGAAATTAAAAAATGAGATTTAAATTTAGAAAATAACTTTTTAAATTATGACGTTGATTTTCAAAAGTTTTGTTCACTTTTGAAAAAAACAATAAAGAAGCTTGATTTTAATATTTTGTATGTTAAGCATGTTGAAAATTATATATATGAAAGTTTATTTAAAAAAGCTGCTTCGAATTTTGAGCAATTTGTTATAAAGTATAATTCTAATTATGATATTGATTTTAAATTTATTTTAGAACCAAACTCAAAAGAGTATAAGATATTTTATGAAAATATTAAAGAGTTTTATAATAATCTAAGAAATAAAATAATTAATATCGATCCAGATAGGGAACATATTTTAAGGTCGTCGGATTTAAAAAATCAATTGTTTTCATTTGTAACTTCAAGAGTTTATGAATATGATTTTGATTTTTTTAAAAAACACGAAAATGATTTAATAATTAAAAATGTACCAATTAAAAACAACATAAACCAAAAAAAAGGAACTTATTTTATTCAAGGTTTATTTTTATCAGCAATAAAATCTAAAATAAATAATAAAAATGAGGTAATTAATTTATTTTTAAATTGACTTTATGATAAAAAAAATATTTTAGAATGGAAATATGAAAATAAAATAGTTAAGTTAACTCCTGTTGAATATTTAAGTTTAAATTTAGGTTATGTATATCCAACATTAAATTTTAAAGAGCAATATGAAGTAATTAAAAATAATGAAAATAAAGCTAACAATCTTATTTTGAATAACATTGAAAATGATAACTTAAATCCTTTTACTGAATTAGCTGATTATAATAGTAATCAATTAAGAAAAACGATTAAATATCTAGCAATGAACGATTTATTAAAAAATGCTCAAAAGAACGTTGATCCTGATACCGCAGTTAAAGAATTTATTGAAAAATTAGTTAATATAATAAAGTAG
- the rpsD gene encoding 30S ribosomal protein S4, which translates to MSRFLGSIFKKSRRYGTSLLENNKEFTKGKKRTTAPGQHGAKRSKPSDYQLHMYEKQKVRFMYGLNERQFKNLFNVASKKAGVTGTNLLQLVESRLDNLVFRAGFARTRAQARQFVNHNHVIVDGHKANIPSMIIKPGSVIEIKSSLENNSNLKDALEVMQTASWLSRENNKVTYTRLPERNEFAKDIDESLIVEYYNRR; encoded by the coding sequence ATGTCAAGATTTTTAGGATCAATTTTTAAAAAATCAAGAAGATATGGAACATCTCTTTTAGAAAATAATAAAGAATTCACAAAAGGTAAAAAAAGAACAACAGCTCCTGGACAACATGGTGCTAAAAGATCTAAACCATCAGATTACCAACTACATATGTATGAAAAACAAAAAGTAAGATTTATGTATGGTTTAAACGAAAGACAATTCAAAAACTTATTTAATGTTGCATCAAAAAAAGCTGGTGTTACTGGTACTAACTTGCTTCAACTAGTTGAATCAAGATTAGATAACTTGGTTTTTAGAGCTGGCTTTGCACGTACTAGAGCACAAGCAAGACAATTTGTTAACCATAACCATGTTATTGTTGATGGACACAAAGCAAACATTCCTTCAATGATTATTAAACCTGGTTCAGTTATTGAAATTAAATCTTCATTAGAAAATAATTCTAATTTAAAAGATGCTTTAGAAGTAATGCAAACCGCTTCATGATTATCACGTGAAAATAATAAAGTAACATATACCAGATTACCTGAAAGAAATGAATTTGCAAAAGATATTGATGAATCATTAATCGTTGAGTACTACAATAGACGTTAA
- the msrB gene encoding peptide-methionine (R)-S-oxide reductase MsrB, which yields MKNKKDLTHLTELQYKVTQEGYTEKPFENEYDNHFEKGVYVDIVDNTPLFLSTDKFNSGCGWPAFSKPIEKKLIIEKEDLSHNMIRTEVKSNNADSHLGHVFNDGPKETGGLRYCINSASLKFIPYEELDKNGLGNFKSILDSKK from the coding sequence ATGAAAAATAAAAAAGATTTAACCCACTTGACCGAATTACAATATAAGGTAACACAAGAAGGATATACTGAAAAACCATTTGAGAATGAATATGACAATCATTTTGAAAAAGGAGTTTATGTTGATATTGTTGATAATACACCATTGTTTTTATCAACAGATAAATTTAATTCTGGATGTGGTTGACCAGCGTTTAGTAAACCAATTGAAAAAAAATTAATTATTGAAAAAGAAGACCTATCACATAATATGATAAGAACAGAGGTAAAAAGCAATAATGCAGATTCACATCTCGGACATGTTTTTAATGATGGTCCTAAAGAAACCGGCGGCTTAAGATATTGTATTAATTCAGCCTCTTTAAAATTCATACCTTATGAAGAATTAGATAAAAACGGACTTGGTAATTTTAAGAGTATTTTAGATAGTAAAAAGTAA
- a CDS encoding ABC transporter permease, which translates to MQLKVYFRLWSSYITPFVIGGFYILLVACIKATVAWLGNKNLLDSNQYIEIAATFCEFASFVLCSFVTQTFFYRYKREGIEYILYSKPIKRSQIYFANVFASLIGSLFSVFILSINFFISQLIVPHDAQRAFYSALSFFGATILCSIFCVSLGALVHNFVSAKVFQVLVAVVPFLGSCVMGFVKTSQRTDVIQTSLKAANRPLILIPRNSIIEGKSNQALTNINKRYLTQDNWLVENKVLTDYLNNKEKLSFNPFAEEFNPKVKYSITEEVDKISKSFYSKMFWLNLREYFFPVYTAYDKSLQNISIAVDYNKKLSKEKYFKIFDDNGNLDKNTLQYFEKKYDLDLSKQILIKTVSKNKLTSNSKPQYDLLGLSYNLDEFKSIFDWSIYGEKSFFNFGLKDIQKINFDEFKKFNETTIEKIISDESYKNINKFIDKSDLSEEITGYNKKGEKVTQTVDAVVIFEIINILTQLTKYRLLEDRTQFNAIKDKILDKSKDEKNPDLKKTYLKLHSFIKEIPYFLLAKYSKSINKLIDESLKARFDESKLSDIQKSKLNAYINVQKTKLIELISSLVWTVNIFKLISETNENGEFKTIINVDNIIPYLSKGAKEFSNYGKGYLNNFVRLIKLNDNIIEFKRSNYIEMYIGIPSVILIGLVLICLGCIVFKRKNFN; encoded by the coding sequence ATGCAATTAAAAGTATATTTTAGGTTATGAAGTTCTTATATTACACCTTTTGTAATTGGAGGATTTTATATACTCCTTGTTGCTTGTATAAAAGCTACAGTGGCTTGATTGGGGAATAAGAATTTACTTGATAGTAATCAATATATTGAAATTGCCGCAACATTTTGTGAGTTTGCTTCTTTTGTTTTATGTTCGTTTGTAACACAAACGTTTTTTTATCGTTATAAAAGAGAAGGGATTGAATATATACTTTATTCGAAACCAATAAAAAGATCACAAATTTATTTTGCTAATGTATTTGCAAGCTTAATTGGATCACTGTTTTCAGTTTTTATATTAAGTATAAATTTTTTTATTAGTCAATTAATAGTTCCACATGATGCTCAAAGAGCGTTTTATTCAGCATTATCATTTTTTGGTGCAACTATATTATGCTCTATATTTTGTGTTAGTTTAGGAGCATTGGTACATAATTTTGTAAGTGCTAAAGTTTTCCAAGTTTTAGTTGCTGTTGTTCCTTTTTTAGGAAGTTGTGTTATGGGATTTGTTAAAACATCGCAACGAACAGATGTAATTCAAACATCATTAAAAGCAGCTAACAGACCTTTAATTTTAATTCCTCGAAATTCGATTATTGAAGGTAAATCAAACCAAGCTCTAACTAATATAAATAAAAGATACTTAACTCAAGATAATTGATTGGTTGAAAATAAAGTTTTAACTGATTATTTAAATAATAAAGAAAAATTATCTTTTAACCCTTTTGCTGAAGAATTTAATCCTAAAGTTAAATATTCAATAACCGAAGAAGTTGATAAGATTTCAAAATCATTTTATTCAAAAATGTTTTGACTAAATTTACGTGAATATTTTTTCCCTGTCTATACAGCTTATGATAAAAGTTTACAAAATATTTCAATCGCGGTAGATTATAATAAAAAATTATCTAAAGAAAAATATTTTAAAATTTTTGATGATAATGGCAATTTAGATAAAAATACTCTACAATATTTTGAAAAAAAATATGATCTAGATCTTTCAAAACAAATATTAATTAAAACAGTTTCAAAAAATAAATTAACATCAAATTCTAAACCACAATATGATCTTTTAGGATTAAGTTACAACTTAGATGAATTTAAAAGTATTTTTGATTGATCAATTTATGGTGAAAAATCGTTCTTTAATTTTGGATTAAAGGATATTCAAAAAATAAATTTTGATGAATTTAAAAAGTTTAATGAAACAACTATTGAAAAAATAATAAGTGATGAAAGCTATAAAAATATTAATAAGTTTATTGATAAATCAGATTTAAGTGAAGAAATAACTGGATATAACAAAAAAGGCGAAAAAGTTACTCAAACTGTTGATGCAGTTGTAATATTTGAAATTATTAACATTCTAACTCAATTAACAAAATATAGATTATTAGAAGATAGAACTCAATTTAACGCTATAAAAGACAAAATATTAGATAAATCAAAAGATGAAAAAAATCCTGATCTTAAAAAGACTTATTTAAAATTACACTCTTTTATAAAAGAAATTCCATATTTTTTATTAGCTAAATATTCAAAATCAATAAATAAACTAATCGACGAATCATTAAAAGCTAGATTTGATGAAAGTAAATTATCAGATATTCAAAAATCAAAACTTAATGCATATATTAATGTTCAAAAAACAAAACTAATTGAGCTTATAAGTTCCTTGGTGTGAACAGTTAATATTTTTAAATTAATTTCAGAAACTAATGAAAATGGTGAATTTAAAACAATAATCAATGTTGATAATATTATTCCTTATTTATCAAAGGGAGCAAAAGAGTTTTCTAATTACGGTAAAGGATATTTAAACAACTTTGTTCGTTTAATTAAATTAAATGATAATATAATTGAATTTAAAAGATCTAACTATATTGAAATGTATATTGGTATTCCTTCAGTTATTTTAATAGGTTTAGTATTAATTTGTTTAGGTTGCATAGTATTTAAAAGAAAGAACTTTAATTAA